Proteins from a genomic interval of Harpia harpyja isolate bHarHar1 chromosome 9, bHarHar1 primary haplotype, whole genome shotgun sequence:
- the S100A11 gene encoding protein S100-A11 codes for MPTETERCIESLLAVFQRYAGREGDNCTLSKREFLAFMNTELAAFTKNQKDPGVVDRMMKKLDLNSDGQLDFQEFLNLIGGIAVACHNTLLVNTPRP; via the exons ATG CCCACGGAGACTGAACGCTGCATCGAGTCCCTGCTAGCTGTCTTCCAGCGGTACGCAGGGCGTGAAGGGGACAACTGCACACTCTCCAAGAGGGAGTTCCTGGCCTTCATGAACACTGAGCTGGCTGCCTTCACAAAG AATCAGAAGGACCCAGGTGTCGTGGACAGGATGATGAAGAAACTCGATTTGAATAGTGACGGGCAGCTGGATTTCCAGGAGTTCCTGAACCTCATTGGGGGCATTGCGGTGGCCTGCCACAATACCCTGCTTGTTAACACCCCTCGCCCCTAG